The following proteins are encoded in a genomic region of Salminus brasiliensis chromosome 17, fSalBra1.hap2, whole genome shotgun sequence:
- the homer3b gene encoding homer protein homolog 3b: MEQPLFSAKAHVFQIDPATKRNWIPASKHAVTVSFFYDASRSVYRIISVGGTKAIINSTITPNMTFTKTSQKFGQWADSRANTVYGLGFATEQQLQQFSDQFKELKEAARLVREKSQEKFELINTGLNIAAPQLSQGLSEDRHSPPPLLCVNGPGEDKLFRSKSADIELASEKEHVKKMLSEGSICEVNMETELLTLQESNAKLVAALHEANSSIEQWKKQLAEYQEETERLREQVAELEAQSGHPASSEKQKEEISHSVEEMEALIKAKDEEINTLQCKKSDFGEMEKEREEVNKRMQELEEKNAELERQVQKAEQTLASSLDARQQAESEVRKVIEVLDLKIFDLNDLRQSLTKLLDKQPTKA, encoded by the exons AT GGAGCAGCCACTCTTCAGCGCAAAGGCGCACGTGTTCCAGATTGATCCAGCCACTAAGAGAAACTGGATCCCGGCCAGCAAGCATGCTGTCACTGTCTCATTCTTCTACGATGCCAGCAGGAGTGTATATCGCATTATCAGTGTTGGAGGCACCAAG GCGATCATAAACAGCACTATTACACCTAACATGACCTTCACCAAAACATCACAGAAATTCGGCCAGTGGGCGGACAGCAGGGCCAACACAGTCTATGGCTTAGGCTTTGCCAcagagcagcagcttcagcag TTCTCAGACCAGTTCAAAGAACTTAAAGAAGCAGCGCGGCTCGTCCGGGAGAAGTCCCAGGAGAAGTTTGAGTTGATCAACACTGGTCTGAACATCGCTGCCCCACAG CTGTCCCAG GGGCTTTCTGAAGACCGTCACTCTCCACCACCACTTCTGTGTGTTAATGGCCCTGGGGAAGACAAGCTGTTCCGCAGCAAGAGTGCGGATATTGAGCTGGCCTCTGAGAAGGAGCATGTTAAGAAGATGCTCTCTGAAGG atCAATCTGTGAAGTAAACATGGAAACAGAGCTGTTGACTCTACAAGAAAGCAATGCTAAGCTGGTTGCGGCGCTCCATGAAGCCAacagcagcattgagcagtggaagaaacAGCTGGCTGAGTACcaggaagagacagagaggctgagagagcaG GTGGCAGAGCTGGAGGCTCAGAGTGGTCATCCTGCTTCTTCTGAGAAGCAGAAAGAAGAGATCTCCCACTCTGTAGAAGAGATGGAGGCCCTAATCAAGGCTAAAGATGAA GAAATTAACACTCTACAGTGCAAGAAATCTGATTTTGgggagatggagaaagaaagggaggaggtAAATAAAAGAATGCAG gagctggaggagaaaaacgCTGAGCTGGAGCGACAGGTCCAGAAAGCAGAGCAGACTTTGGCATCCTCCCTGGATGCACGGCAGCAAGCAGAGAGTGAAGTGCGGAAAGTCATTGAAGTGCTTGACCTAAA
- the il12rb1 gene encoding uncharacterized protein il12rb1 has product MEAVGLLLLVAAVLGAEDADCPVTNLQCYKKTTQYDEDFNCEWKDREHVQGATYSLFIQSTSTANVSPETVMFSSRNLNVHVPLEYILTKIQSHLWVQRQIDNITCISNKTTVILDNLVKYSAPDIQKKVRSAGILTLSWPRVEVKKGAIHEIKWKKIDEDFWQHHTFETEDRKEVSWDSYPLQLQDHSVYQVEIRRKAKQYHLWSDWSNTVDVPVEIKAPVVRWREEKKERKRTIILRWDAPPPEASYGGVTYNLTLNVPCETKNKTTNKTSYTLTATNSEVRVSISAINKVSTSAFQKIIIPPVQHLKHCHTYSSTRLSKKRCLEWYQLIDGETRSTHMNTSTHATVESIKKGMEKFVRYYYFIHAGRNKHRHTKTMCPIYSEEGAPVAEPQNVTVINVTYESAVLSWGPIPVRDQRGFLLHYAVWISGEGSYTAYHEVPENQTSLLLRNLTTGSSYTVYIAGRTKAGAGPNSTANFLTNTTPFPVPNNGLTKTVLTVCGVSGVLLLLSVCFSVALKRLRRKLLPVIPRPVIPVTASYLSHQNLKGATEEVHDVTLLYHVELKKHSRCPNMEQSTFLQDCQLSGWEEEEEEDQEDENLINSFPNPNYKGQMLRLPESLEVADKSQQENHCDAISTPSYRLGSAL; this is encoded by the exons ATGGAGGCTGTAGGACTTTTACTGCTTGTCGCTGCCGTGCTCGGTGCTGAAG ATGCAGATTGCCCGGTTACAAATCTACAATGTTACAAGAAAACTACCCAATATGATGAAGATTTCAATTGCGAATGGAAAGACCGAGAACATGTTCAGGGTGCTACATATAGTCTTTTTATACA GAGTACATCAACTGCTAATGTTTCTCCTGAAACTGTCATGTTCAGCAGCAGAAACCTGAATGTACACGTGCCTCTGGAATATATACTTACTAAAATTCAGTCACACCTATGGGTACAGAGACAAATAGACAATATAACCTGCATCTCCAACAAGACCACTGTAATCCTTGACAATTTGG TCAAATATAGTGCCCCCGATATACAGAAAAAGGTAAGATCAGCTGGGATTCTCACTCTAAGCTGGCCCCGAGTAGAGGTCAAAAAAGGTGCTATTCATGAGATCAAATGGAAAAAGATTGATGAAGATTTTTGGCAGCAT CACACTTTTGAGACTGAGGACAGAAAAGAAG TTTCATGGGACTCCTACCCTCTGCAGCTGCAGGACCATTCAGTGTACCAGGTCGAGATTAGACGCAAGGCCAAGCAATACCACCTCTGGAGTGACTGGAGCAATACAGTTGATGTTCCTGTTG AAATTAAAGCACCTGTTGTTCGctggagagaagaaaaaaaggaacgCAAGCGGACAATTATTCTCAGATGGGAT gcaCCACCTCCTGAAGCCAGTTACGGAGGTGTTACATATAACCTGACTCTGAATGTTCCTTGTGaaaccaaaaacaaaaccacaaacaaaacGTCTTACACTCTTACAGCAACTAATTCAGAAGTCAGGGTGTCTATCAGTGCTATAAACAAAGTATCGACATCAGCCTTTCAGAAGATTATCATCCCCCCTGTCCAACATTTAAAAC ACTGCCACACATATTCAAGCACACGCCTTTCAAAAAAACGCTGCTTGGAATGGTACCAGCTCATAGATGGTGAAACGCGgtcaacacacatgaacacatccACACATGCTACAGTGGAAAGTATCAAGAAAG GTATGGAGAAATTTGTACGCTATTACTACTTCATTCATGCCGGACGTAACAAACATCGACATACCAAAACCATGTGTCCTATTTATTCTGAAGAGGGAG CACCTGTTGCAGAGCCACAGAATGTCACAGTTATAAACGTGACTTATGAATCAGCTGTGTTGTCGTGGGGGCCGATTCCAGTCCGGGACCAGCGTGGGTTCCTGCTGCATTATGCAGTCTGGATCTCAGGGGAAGGCTCTTACACAG CTTATCATGAAGTGCCAGAAAATCAAACTAGTTTGCTTCTCAGAAACCTCACTACAGGATCCTCTTACACGGTCTATATTGCTGGGCGGACTAAAGCTGGAGCTGGGCCTAATTCCACTGCAAACTTCTTGACAAACACAACCCCCTTCCCCGTGCCCAACAATG GGTTAACAAAGACCGTCCTGACTGTTTGTGGAGTTTCTGGGGTTCTGCTTCTGCTCTCAGTTTGCTTCTCTGTTGCTCTCAAAAG GTTAAGAAGGAAGCTCCTACCAGTGATCCCAAGGCCTGTGATTCCTGTCACAGCTTCCTATCTTAGTCACCAG AATCTGAAGGGAGCGACAGAGGAGGTGCATGATGTGACTCTTCTGTACCACGTTGAACTGAAAAAACACAGCAGATGCCCCAACATGGAGCAAAGCACTTTTCTGCAAGACTGTCAACTCAGCGGttgggaagaggaggaggaagaggaccaAGAGGACGAGAATTTGATCAATTCCTTTCCAAATCCCAACTACAAAGGGCAGATGCTTAGGCTCCCCGAGTCGCTGGAGGTAGCAGACAAAAGCCAACAGGAAAATCACTGTGACGCCATCAGCACACCCTCATACAGACTTGGATCTGCTCTTTGA